A window of Paenibacillus polygoni contains these coding sequences:
- a CDS encoding DUF6115 domain-containing protein, translating into MEPWSTLVVLGVGITLFAWFMPRSKPQTGGKVIKDVEATLEQYLAEIELENEKVIETIQKWKQDFSHTNNLREKEVQDMKQQILNLEQQVSALINVNASSSTNIEASVKKADDAAADDTGVEEITIQEESTIHKRYNEVFQLESEGKSMDYIAKKLDMPKGEVQLILRLGERERTV; encoded by the coding sequence ATGGAACCTTGGAGTACCCTCGTTGTGTTGGGTGTTGGTATCACCCTATTTGCCTGGTTTATGCCCAGATCAAAACCTCAAACAGGGGGAAAAGTGATTAAAGATGTAGAAGCCACGTTAGAGCAATATTTGGCTGAGATTGAACTAGAGAATGAAAAGGTTATAGAGACTATTCAAAAATGGAAACAGGACTTTTCACATACCAACAATCTAAGAGAAAAAGAAGTTCAAGATATGAAACAACAGATTCTAAACCTTGAACAGCAAGTTTCCGCATTAATAAATGTAAATGCTTCTTCCAGCACAAATATAGAAGCTTCTGTGAAAAAAGCGGACGATGCAGCAGCAGATGATACTGGGGTAGAAGAAATTACGATACAGGAAGAGTCGACCATTCATAAGCGTTATAATGAAGTCTTTCAATTGGAGTCAGAAGGAAAATCAATGGATTATATAGCTAAAAAGCTAGATATGCCCAAGGGAGAAGTTCAATTGATTCTAAGACTTGGTGAACGGGAGCGAACAGTATGA
- a CDS encoding FliA/WhiG family RNA polymerase sigma factor, with protein MKESNSSHLADMDLWEKWKEHGDLDARKTLIEKHLHIVHYVSSRLAVGLPKNVSKDDLESNGALGLIDALDKFDYKRGLQFETYASWRVRGAILDGLRQGDWVPRSVREKAKRIEEAYQHLEQKYSRTVSDEEMGQYLDLSAKDFQHMVQEVAVMSLYSLEDPLREEDAETRMSLLVDERAYPPEQTVRDIHLKQALVTGLDKLTEKERIVVSLLYYEDLSLSEIAEVMSLSPSRISQLHSKAILRLRGTLEKQRELLMNRD; from the coding sequence ATGAAAGAATCTAATTCATCCCATCTGGCCGACATGGACCTGTGGGAAAAATGGAAGGAGCACGGGGATTTAGATGCTAGGAAAACCTTGATTGAGAAGCATCTCCATATCGTTCATTATGTATCCAGCAGGTTAGCAGTAGGATTGCCTAAAAATGTGTCCAAAGATGACCTTGAGAGCAATGGTGCGCTAGGGCTCATCGATGCACTTGATAAATTTGATTATAAAAGAGGGCTTCAATTTGAGACCTATGCCTCTTGGAGAGTAAGAGGAGCGATACTGGATGGTCTTCGCCAAGGAGACTGGGTTCCACGTTCGGTTCGTGAGAAAGCAAAACGAATAGAAGAAGCTTATCAACATTTAGAACAGAAATACTCCCGTACCGTTAGTGATGAAGAGATGGGACAATATTTAGATTTATCAGCTAAGGATTTTCAACATATGGTACAAGAAGTAGCGGTAATGTCGTTATATTCACTTGAAGATCCGCTGAGAGAAGAAGATGCCGAGACAAGAATGTCACTATTGGTTGATGAGAGAGCTTATCCTCCTGAACAAACGGTTCGTGATATTCATCTAAAACAAGCACTAGTCACTGGATTAGATAAACTTACGGAAAAAGAACGAATCGTCGTATCTCTTCTATATTATGAAGACTTATCTCTTAGTGAAATTGCAGAAGTAATGTCTCTATCACCATCTCGAATTTCTCAGTTGCATTCTAAAGCGATTTTACGCCTTCGAGGAACTCTTGAGAAGCAGCGTGAACTGTTAATGAATCGGGATTAA
- a CDS encoding chemotaxis protein CheD, which translates to MIEQRNMVKVGMADLNIITEPGIIRTTGLGSCVGVTLYDPLTRIAGMAHVMLPSSSIAREGTLNKAKYADTAIVALVERMVGAGASSARLVAKIAGGSQMFQFAGAGDTLRIGPRNTEVCKQMIQDLRIPLLAEDCGGNHGRTIEIDRDTGILTIRSVQMGVKEL; encoded by the coding sequence ATGATTGAACAAAGAAATATGGTAAAGGTAGGAATGGCGGATCTCAACATCATTACTGAACCGGGTATCATTCGCACAACAGGGCTCGGATCCTGTGTGGGTGTAACTCTATATGATCCGCTGACTAGAATTGCAGGGATGGCGCATGTCATGCTGCCTTCCTCTTCCATTGCAAGAGAAGGTACCCTTAACAAGGCGAAATATGCGGATACGGCCATCGTAGCATTGGTAGAAAGAATGGTAGGAGCCGGCGCATCAAGCGCGAGACTCGTTGCCAAAATAGCCGGGGGATCACAGATGTTTCAATTTGCTGGAGCAGGTGATACGTTACGTATTGGACCTCGTAATACTGAGGTTTGCAAACAAATGATTCAAGACCTTCGCATTCCTCTTTTGGCTGAAGATTGCGGAGGGAATCATGGAAGAACCATTGAAATAGATCGGGACACTGGAATACTCACAATTCGAAGTGTACAGATGGGTGTGAAGGAACTATGA
- a CDS encoding DUF342 domain-containing protein, with amino-acid sequence MTQKIELKQHVKVLFSEDQRSAWIDLSNLTSELNFTEQELNTFLLTEGITYGIKKDTIRAIAASPPNFYGQKILIAEGDAPEAGKDGIIQFLASTNLTGERRPLETGNGKVDYKEITRLNNVKKGQVIAKKIDPSPGKPGKSVKGDLIPFSPGKEARFKIGKNVVVSNEGNAMYASIDGLITTTENQQINVFPVFEVNGDVDYRTGNIDFVGTVVIRGNVLSGFKVKAAGDIRVIGGVEGAEVYAEGSIEVTGGIIGYNKGLVQAGVDVKSSFIQDANVEAGQCIYVSQSIMHSSIRAGKECICAGTKGLIVGGLIQAGERVAARVVGNPMSTVTTIEVGVMPRLRNELTNLRQQQLGLSDSIDKTAKALHLLDQMAASGQISDDKMQMRMKLQVTRESSMQQMKENREQILNIEKVLEDTSKARVDVTKMIYGGSKIVIGRYTKFVKDTATQISFFYQNGDISAAPLKNG; translated from the coding sequence ATGACCCAGAAAATAGAGCTCAAACAACATGTGAAAGTACTGTTTTCGGAAGATCAAAGAAGTGCATGGATCGATTTATCAAATCTTACATCCGAGTTGAATTTTACCGAACAGGAACTAAACACATTTCTTCTAACAGAAGGTATTACGTATGGCATTAAAAAGGATACAATTCGTGCAATTGCTGCAAGTCCTCCGAATTTTTATGGTCAGAAGATATTAATAGCGGAGGGAGATGCTCCTGAAGCCGGTAAGGATGGAATCATTCAGTTTCTTGCAAGCACGAATTTAACAGGAGAACGAAGACCGCTCGAGACAGGTAACGGGAAAGTAGATTATAAGGAAATTACGCGTCTGAACAATGTGAAAAAAGGTCAGGTTATTGCTAAAAAAATAGATCCAAGCCCAGGCAAGCCCGGAAAAAGTGTGAAGGGAGACCTTATTCCTTTTTCTCCAGGTAAAGAAGCGAGATTCAAGATAGGAAAGAATGTGGTAGTTAGCAACGAAGGAAACGCCATGTATGCGTCGATCGATGGACTGATCACAACAACGGAAAATCAGCAAATCAATGTATTTCCTGTATTTGAAGTGAATGGTGATGTGGATTACCGAACAGGAAATATTGATTTTGTCGGCACCGTTGTTATTCGCGGAAATGTACTCTCTGGGTTTAAAGTAAAAGCCGCAGGAGATATTCGTGTAATCGGCGGTGTAGAGGGAGCGGAAGTCTATGCAGAAGGTTCTATTGAAGTAACAGGGGGAATTATAGGTTACAATAAAGGGCTTGTTCAAGCAGGTGTTGATGTAAAGAGCTCATTTATACAAGATGCGAATGTAGAAGCAGGTCAATGTATATATGTGTCGCAGAGTATCATGCATTCATCGATTAGAGCAGGAAAAGAATGTATTTGTGCAGGAACCAAGGGACTTATTGTGGGAGGTCTCATTCAAGCAGGTGAAAGAGTAGCCGCAAGAGTAGTTGGGAACCCGATGTCTACTGTAACAACCATTGAAGTTGGCGTAATGCCAAGACTGCGTAATGAACTTACAAATCTACGCCAGCAGCAATTGGGTTTGAGCGATAGTATAGATAAGACGGCCAAAGCTCTTCATCTTTTAGATCAAATGGCTGCTTCAGGACAGATATCAGATGATAAGATGCAAATGCGAATGAAGCTTCAGGTGACTCGTGAATCTAGCATGCAGCAAATGAAAGAGAACAGGGAGCAAATATTGAATATTGAAAAAGTGCTGGAAGATACCTCGAAAGCAAGAGTCGATGTAACAAAGATGATTTACGGAGGCTCTAAAATAGTTATCGGCAGATACACCAAATTTGTTAAAGATACAGCGACACAAATTTCATTTTTTTATCAAAACGGTGATATTTCGGCGGCTCCCCTAAAGAATGGGTAA